CAAACATGGTGAGAAGTATACCGAGAACCTCAAGCTTCGTGTTTAACCTTTTCTTGATAATATTAATTGTCCTGAGAAGTAATGCGAGGCCTTCAAGGGCAAAATACTCGCACTGTAATGGTATAATTACAAAATCAGATGCTGCAAGGGAGTTTATCGTGAGTAGCCCCAGAGAAGGCGGACAATCTATAAATATATATCTGTATGTATCTTTTAGCCCTTCAAGATGGGTCTTCAGTGTGAACTCCCTCTCCTCCACATCGAGTAGTTCAATCTCTGCCCCTATAAGGTCAGGATGGGATGGAACTATGTCTAAATAGGGTATCTCGGTTTTTCTAATTACCTCTTTTATAGCCTTTTTTCCGATAAGCACATGGTACACATGGTCATAAAGTCCATTGTAGGAGATACCGAAGGCGGATGTTGTATTGCACTGGGAGTCCATATCAATAATGAGGGTTTTTCTCTCAGATATTGCGATGGATGCGGCTACATTGACTGCTGTGGTGGTCTTTCCTACTCCCCCCTTCTGGTTTGCAATGGATATAACCATGACGTTCATTACATTAGCATAAATAGATGGAGTTGTAAAAGATTACTGATACCGGGATACCTCTTTTCTCGAAATACCCCTTCAATTCCAGTCCGGTATTGTGGAAATAACCCTCTTCGAGGTATTGATTAAGCCCTGCCCTGCGATAGACTGACTTCACCTTGTTTGGATAATTCAATCGATCAATGAGCACCTCGTCAACGGCATCCCCTATTTTCTCAACAAGTTTAACCGGGTTCAACGGGAGTATTGGGCCTATAAATGCGTATGTTCTGAGCCCTTCTTTATGAAGTCTTCTTAAGGCCTCCACCCTTGATTGGATAGAGGGAGAATGGGGTTCAAAGAGCCTGCTCATCTTCTCATCATCGGTTGTTATAGAAAGACCAATCTCTATCTCTTCAAATTGTTTAAAGAGCTCTATATCCTTGAGACAGAGAGGGGAGCGGGTCAAGAGATTAACT
This genomic window from Pseudomonadota bacterium contains:
- a CDS encoding AAA family ATPase, whose amino-acid sequence is MNVMVISIANQKGGVGKTTTAVNVAASIAISERKTLIIDMDSQCNTTSAFGISYNGLYDHVYHVLIGKKAIKEVIRKTEIPYLDIVPSHPDLIGAEIELLDVEEREFTLKTHLEGLKDTYRYIFIDCPPSLGLLTINSLAASDFVIIPLQCEYFALEGLALLLRTINIIKKRLNTKLEVLGILLTMFDSRTNLSFRVWEEVNKCFNDGVFKTVIPRNVKLSEAPSYGKPAILYDISSKGAESYLQLASEILSKGN
- a CDS encoding radical SAM protein, with translation MNRREIFAKTILTKTRIEGYDYCINPYVGCEHGCLYCYASFMKRFTGHSEPWGEFVDIKINAPQVLRRQLRRAKRGTVLIGTVTDPYQPVEKHYGITRGCLEALLEYQFPVNLLTRSPLCLKDIELFKQFEEIEIGLSITTDDEKMSRLFEPHSPSIQSRVEALRRLHKEGLRTYAFIGPILPLNPVKLVEKIGDAVDEVLIDRLNYPNKVKSVYRRAGLNQYLEEGYFHNTGLELKGYFEKRGIPVSVIFYNSIYLC